CAGCGATGGAAATCTAACAAGACCATGTCCACACGATCTCCAGAGACTGTTCTTCAGGTGGAGGCCTCGGTTCTAGAGGTGACAGGCATGTGACTGATGTTCAGTCGGAGGAGATGCAGGGGACGGCTGTGGCCGTGTGACAGACTGACAGATGGTGTGAGAGAGCAGCTGTCTCTCCTGTCCTCCAGCAGACACCGCGTCCCAACAACAGGATGAGAGCGCTGCCAACGCAGTTGTCCAACAGAAGGTGGGTGTCAGGGACGGACACAGATGTTCGATGTTGGACATTGGTTGTCCAGCTGCCGCTGGCACCAGGTGAGTCTCCTGCCCGGGCTGAGCATAGCTGCACACTACAGACGGACGACCCGGAACGTTCTGTCTGGAACCACCGGCCTCCACAGTCCAAACACGTCATTACagaaaatcctacatttatgaGGGCAGTTCCCACCGATTAAGACGGaacccacacacgcacagctgAGTAGACGTCTGCCCGTGGAGGAGGTTGGAGGGAGGCAGCTGATGGTGTTGTCATGTCTGAACTGAGATGTTCCAGCTGCTGCATCGAACCCCAGAAACCTCGTCAGCACATAAAACCAAATGAGGCAGAAAATGTGGAACACACAGAGTTACTGTCCTgtcactaaacacacacacacacacacacacacacacacacacacactcatttcatATCGGCTCACTCAACGTCCCCAACGTCCCACCAGTAATATACTCCGCCTCACCCATTCAAGTTAAGTGTCCCTCTCAAGGGCGCTGCTCTAATAGGCCACACCTGAGATCGGAGCGTGGAGCACCTCAACCCCCccaaacacccacccacccacacacacacacacacacacacacctgttggAGAGAACGTGGTCATCAGTCACGGCGGAGCCGAGAACATCTAACACGGCTGCAGTGTGTGGTTTCAAGAGCACAGACGTGAAACAAGAACCGAGAGTCTGATCAGATCACCGATTCATCAATAACAACGAGCAGCAGACAtccctcacactcacacacacacactctcacacacacacagaaaatggcTGTGAATTTTACCCTTTATTGTTATTCAATCAGCAAATGAGGTGAAATTAGACAAGACGTCTTAATTAAAGTGACATTTAGAGTAACAGTAGGAGTGGTGGCGCTAACGGGCTAATTAGTCTCATATCTGGCGCCCCCTGGTCCTCCAGCTCACGTCTGTGGATGGATTGCAGATATGAGCGTGACGTCTGATCATAAACAGCCCAAATTAGAGAGGAGACCGGAGCTTCACATCTCATTCATCAACATGATCGACAGCTTTATACCACACACCCTCCATCACATCTCCCCCCTTCATGGtgccatcagtggacatcaGTGGAACGAACCAAACTTATATTCAACATTCGTGCTCTAATATCTAATCACATAAATTAATGAAACCAAATGCTCCGTGTGACTGGCTcagaaagtgggcgtggttaacggCATTACTGAGCACCACCCTCATGATCCCACAGGCATCCCATGATATTTCTACAAGTCCCGGTTAATGTGGCCACGTCCAACATACACACCCGACATGTTCCTCACGCTGTTGATTTAAATCTCTATAATGAACTTATAATTAAGCcataatcaacctctcctccatcctgGTTTGAGCACCACTTCAATCCTCTGTTTCTATTGGTTGAACATTCAAAGTCAATCAGGCGGCATCAGACACGTTTTTATACTGTTATTATAATGTTACTGTTTTCACCAATGAGATCAGACTGTGAACATCAAACTGATAAGATCCAATAAATAATCAATATCAGGTAAACTGATCATTAATGAACCAATTACACCCCTTTTATCAGGAATTATCTTTATAATACATTTAGTAGTGAGAGCACCATGTTGAATTGAAGGGTGtatgaatcacacacacacacacacacacacactataaatgCAGCCTGCAGCAAAACGCTTCGGCACGTGTCCAGCCGTCCTCGGAGGATGAAATGTCCATGTCTGATTATAAATTCATATGAATGAATCAATTCGGCCTCCAGCAGCTCTGAGGAGTCGAGAGAATCACAATGAGACGGCGTGAACAGAACCAAACGCGGTGTGTGTGATCTCATCACACCACGCCCATCTAGACCCCGCCCACCGGGACAACAGCAGCGTGTCTCTGCAGGGCAGTAATGATATTTTTAGTAAAACATGAACTCACCTTCTTGATCCTGCCGGTACGGGTCCCAGCGAAGGCCACCGTGTTTCCACGGTAATCGTAGGCGGCCACAGCGGTCATCCCCTCGTCCTTGTCTATGAAGACCGGGAGACCCTCAATGGTGGTGGTCCCACCCAGCGGCTGGTTAAAGTCCTGACCGCAGAAGTTATCGTCTATTTGCAGAGGCTGTAGAGGGGAGAgacattctgattggttaaaaAGGACACCAGAACCCTGTTCTCCTCACTCTCCACAGGAGGTGGTTCCTGATTGAGAGCCACCAGTTATCTCGCAAAAGAATGTGTGGTCTGGTCAAAAAATGTTCTGCACGGTATCTTGTTAAATATTCAGCTACTGGTGGACAAGTCTCGGCCTCACAGGGTTCATCAGAGTTCAGCtccactgagacacacacacacacacacacacactgattctaCTCTAAAGAACTGGGGTCCAGGGGAGTGAAGCTGAAAACAGCTGCATTTCGGCCAGGAAACTCTGTTGTAGGTCAGTTGTTGTCCTCAGTCTCACTCGAgtgtctgctctgtgtgtgtgtgtgtgtgttgttggaaCCCAAACCAGCAGCACGGTACCCCGAGGCGTCGTCCTTAACCAAACAAGTGTTGCTCTGCAGGGAACGGAACTCACGTTCCTCAGACACCATCGCCTGGTAACAGCCGGCGCTCAGCCGCAGAGGCTCCGCCTTCCTTAAACACTCCCAGATGTAGGATGATGAAGTGGTGTCTTCATTTGCAGCTTGAATCTGACATCCTGCCTGAGAAGGTCCATCAAACGTGGCCCCTAAACGCGTCCCAGGCCGAGAAAGAGTTTCCCACAGCGCAGCGCACAGAACCGTTCTAGAACGTGGCTGCAGGATTCAGAAACATCACAGAATGCATTCTCCAAAAGATCCTCTGCTGGGGAACTAGTGCTGGTTCTCAAGTGAGGAAAGGTGGGGTTAGAAATGCCGATAACCCCGATCTGCATGGTCATGAGAAGAGTCAGGCTGGTGGACCTCCTCCAAACTGCTGTTGACAGGAGATCCTTTCTTCTGACATCAGATTATACAGACAATGGTTCCCTGAAGAAGCGACAGACAGCAGATAACCAGACACCATCAGCAGTGATGAATACAATTTCCTCTTCGTTTTCAGAATCACTCGACTGGACTGTACAGATAAGAAACTCTTGTTTGATGAAGACCAGATGAGGCAGTGAAGCTGCCGCTTAGTTTCGGTTCCTGTTCTGCTCTTTCATGTCTCCTCAGGACATTTTGAAAAGCTCATTAGCGTTGCTAATCCATTATTTCATCCTTTCTACAGGAGCAAAACAAAGCTTTTAGCAAGGAAGGTGACCTGTTCCAGCAGCCCGTACTGAAGGACAACCCCGAGGAGCTCCAGTCAGTCTTAAACAGTACGAGATCATTTCAGGAGGAGGCCTGTGTCACATTTTTGATCTTCTGCATGCTGGAGCAGATGATCAACACGCATCATCAAGTAGTCCACCTGATTTACATATCTTCACAGGAGAACAGAGACATCAGCAACCCTCCGCTGGTCTGTCTGCCTCTCTGACGGGACACTGGACTTTTTCTGTGAACGTATTTATGGCTGAGCGGCCAAATCCAGCCAATTAATTGGTTGCTGAGGAGTTCAGATGAAGAACATCAGGTGAGTGGAGCTGAATTATGCATGATCCTTTCATCTAGTTCAGTCGAGCGTGCCACCATCATTACCTGGGCAGATTTCTGCAGGCCAGACATCATGATGGTCATGGTAATTATCATTCATACGCCAGCAGTTTGTCCACTTGGACCAGCAGTGCTGGCATCAGAACCATCTGCGTGAAACAGAACATGATCTGCTGTCTGGCATCACAGGGGACCAGGTCTGACCTTTCCTCAGACAGCAGCAGCGGAAGGTGATTAGCGACTGGACATGCTGCCGGACTCTATAAATCAGTCTGCTGAGGGACCGGAGATCGCTGGACTACTGACGTCCCTCGAGCGGAGAGCAGCATCGAGAACGCAGAACCCAGAGCAGTAAACGTCCTCTGGTGTGCGtctaaagaaaaacaatattttcacCTAATCGATAATTACGTGTTTTAGTCGTAACGGGGACCAAACGTAATTTTCCTAAAAATACGTTTAGTTTATTTAGCACAAACAatgagaagacacacacacacaaaaatgaaaaagatgagCTGAAGGTGGAGAAACCAGGCGATACCATGGAGACCTTGATGGATCTGAACACACGTTGGTTCTACAGTCACCATCACCACACTaggaagaggagaaaaagcAGGACTTACAGAGTTGATGCAGGCCAGCTCCTTGTTGAGGAGCCAGGGGAGAGAAAGTTTTCCTTCTCCTCTGTAGCACGACTGTATTCGCTCCTTGATCTTCTGCTTGATCTTACGCAAGGTGAACAGGCACAGAACCGACTCCTTGGGCGGTTTGGCGCGGTTCTTCTGGCCCTGGGCAAAGATCACGAACAGCACCTCGTCCCGCTCGGACAGTCCCAACGAGCGCGCCAGCCTGGCTCCTGGTCTGCTCAGAAATGCATCCTGGACCAGACGGTACTCAACACCATCCCTTGTGCAGCCGATTGGAAACTCGACATACGAGTAGAACTTGGGGTCGTCCACGCAGAGGCGGACGATTTTGGAGGTGAAGAACTGCTCTCCGCTGGCATCGGGTGAGGTCAGCTGTGTGTCCAGCTGCAGGGTCAGGTAGTAGATGAACTGCTCGCTGCTgaagctgtaaatgtagtagatGTCGAATGAGGGGAACTTGGAGAGGGTGTCCGATGGGATCTTCAGCTGGGATGAGACAAACTCATCCTGGTAGACGAAGCTGAACATGTCGGCGTTCTCCTCGTTGGCCATCAGCTTGCGACTGGAGAGTGTGGGGAAGTACTCAGACTTACCCTCAATGGGGGTTCCCACAAACATCTTGCCGGTCCCACCACCACCCGTATAGCCGCTGATGACCACGCCGGACATGGTGCCGGACTCGGACACGCTGGAGAGGTAGTGCTCCTTGCGGTGGTGTGGTTCTCCCAGCTTGAAGAGGTCGTCCAGGCGCAGGAACTGGCAGATGCCCTGTGAGGTGCTGCCACAAGCAATGAGCCGGTTCTGTCCATAGTCCAGTAACAGGAGCTTGTTGACATTGCTGGTCTGCACCAGCTCATGGTGGCAGGACTGGACGCCGGGCGGTGGGTAGCACTTCTCGTTGTCCACCACAGGGCCGGTCACATGGCTACGCAGCTTGGTCAGGTTGCTGGAGAGCTTGAAGATCCAGTTGATGGCGCCCACATACACCTCGCCCGTCTTGTTGTGGACCACCAGGTGGGTCAGGCCTCCCTCCAGTGGGGCGAATGTCCGAAAAGGAGCTGGAGTGGCAGCACGGCCTCCACCAACTAAGAGGAGGAGGGCCACATGGACAAGGAAGGGGCCTCTAGGAAGCGGGACAGTGACCACCGGCCACATGGTGGGGACCATTGACAGAAACCGGGGTCTCTCGGGGATAAGGGTGACGGCAGTTCAGAGAGTGTCCTGTCGAGCCGTAGTCCTCTACATCGGCGTCCTCTGCCGTAATGAAGCTCCCAGCCCTGCAACAGAAGGAAGATGAGGACACGATGAGACCATGAAGAGGACCGGAACATTTTCTTCTCGAAATCGCCCAAAGCCGTGCCAACCACACCGAGAACAACAAGTCATAATGCGTCCGTCTGGATATAAATCACGATCGGGCCCGGGGGGGACCCCTGTACAGCATTTAATGAGGGTGCCGTAAATATTTCACAGAGAGGGGGGGACGGAGACGAGTCCAACCCCTAACCAGCAGGTCCGAACCCAGAGCCTGCATCTGAGCCTCAGCAGATATGACGGTCCCCCGTCCAGTCTCAACACTGCCACCATTGTACCGACTTGACATTTATCTCATAGCGGCAACGAGCGAGGGGACATCTGACCATCCACCGTCCCAGCAGGCCACTCTCAGTGGGAGTCATGCTTTATTATGAATCATTTGATCTAAAAGCAGactataaatttacatttaacagaGTTTGACCCGAAACGTTGTGAAATAAGAAAGAGGCGTGGCCCTGACTTATCTGGGACGGCGATGTGCTGATACGCAGGAAGTAAAGGAGTTTATTTTTACTCTGCTGACTAAAATCAATCACGAGCGCAGTTAAATAGTTCAACAGAGCGCCAGGGGCGGAGCCGGGACCCGCAGCCAGGTGGACAAGGAGTAGAGAACTTCCAACTGTGAGATCCTGGTGGGAATTCCTTCGTCTGGAAATGCATGAACATTTCTGATAAAGGTCCCTGCGGCCCCCCGATTTACAAACCACGTGACGGTCACGTTGACGTGTGGAGAGTGAGAGAAATAACGAGAAGGTGACAACGAAGGAGACGAAGCACCTACAGCATCCTGAGAAGAAGGTTTCAGACGTATCACCATGCAACCTGGAGACCCTTAACTTGTCTGTAAGCGTAGGCGTGTGTACGTCCCCGCCCTGTGCCcggtgtcctgggatgggctccccgatgagtgagtgagttttgAGTCGAGGATTTTCATTGGACAGTGTGGCTCTCTGGGGTCATGTTGGGGTCATGGAGCTCTGGCCTGATGCTGTGAACGGCCATCGGCTCGTCTTATGTTCGGGGGCCGGAGCCAAGGCCGGACACAATCGCCCATTTATCCCCCACATTCCACACGGGTGACACTGTGACCTCACAGGCAGTTGCCCCAAAATGACCCCGCCCCTAAACAGCGAACAAGAACGTTCCAGACGTCACAGCAGATGACCACATTCCAGAACACAGACAAACATTCCTGTCAGTCACTTTTCCAGCCAGCAGGAAAACCGAGCAGATCGACTTCCTCAACCTCATCCAGGTCAACTTGTATTCAGGAGACACATGAACCTGAACCAAGAACCATCAGATCTTCACTATGGTACAAATCACAACAAAGCACAGCCCAAGATGTGAAGAACACTTCTCTGGTGGTGGAAGCAGTAAGATCTTCACCTGCTCACTACCATCAGTTCCGTGTTGGAGCGCCGGTCACGTGGTCTCCTTCACCTGAAAAGTGAAGTGCTcactgattgtttttgtcattgtgatacagccACATCTTCACCGGCATTAACCCCGCCTCCACCCACATCTTCATCAGCCTTAACCCCGCCTCCACCCACATCTTCACCAGCATTAACCCCGCCTCCACCCACATCTTCACCGGCATTAACCCCGCCTCCACCCACATCTTCACCGGCATTAACCCCGCCTCCACCCACATCTTCACCGGTATTAACCCCGCCTCCACCCACATCATCACCGGCATTAACCCCGCCTCCACCCACATCTTCACCGGCATTAACCCCGCCTCCACCCACATCTTCACCGGCATTAACCCCGCCTCCACCCACATCTTCACCGGCATTAACCCCGCCTCCACCCACATCTTCACCAGCATTAACCCCGCCTCCACCCACATCTTCACCGGCATTAACCCCGCCTCCACCCACATCTTCACCGGCATTAACCCCGCCTCCACCCACATCTTCACCGGCATTAACCCCGCCTCCACCCACATCTTCACCGGCATTAACCCCGCCTCCACCCACATCTTCACCGGCATTAACCCCGCCTCCACCTATATCTTCACCGGCATTAACCCCGCCTCCACCCACATCTTCACCAGCATTAACCCCGCCTCCACCCACATCTTCACCGGCATTAACCCCGCCTCCACCCACATCTTCACCAGCATTAACCCCGC
Above is a genomic segment from Denticeps clupeoides unplaced genomic scaffold, fDenClu1.1, whole genome shotgun sequence containing:
- the LOC114782617 gene encoding plexin-A1-like produces the protein MVPTMWPVVTVPLPRGPFLVHVALLLLVGGGRAATPAPFRTFAPLEGGLTHLVVHNKTGEVYVGAINWIFKLSSNLTKLRSHVTGPVVDNEKCYPPPGVQSCHHELVQTSNVNKLLLLDYGQNRLIACGSTSQGICQFLRLDDLFKLGEPHHRKEHYLSSVSESGTMSGVVISGYTGGGGTGKMFVGTPIEGKSEYFPTLSSRKLMANEENADMFSFVYQDEFVSSQLKIPSDTLSKFPSFDIYYIYSFSSEQFIYYLTLQLDTQLTSPDASGEQFFTSKIVRLCVDDPKFYSYVEFPIGCTRDGVEYRLVQDAFLSRPGARLARSLGLSERDEVLFVIFAQGQKNRAKPPKESVLCLFTLRKIKQKIKERIQSCYRGEGKLSLPWLLNKELACINSPLQIDDNFCGQDFNQPLGGTTTIEGLPVFIDKDEGMTAVAAYDYRGNTVAFAGTRTGRIKKILVNSVLQPSLLYENVEVSKGNPILRDLIFSPNQQFIYVLNEKEVSRVPVENCEQYHSCGECLGSGDPHCGWCVLYNVCSRKDQCERADEPQRFASRVDQCVKLSVQPSNISVTISDVQLVLQAQNVPSLSAGVNCSFEDYVETEGRVMGTRVFCRSPAARDIIPITHSQGDKRVIKLHLKSKETGEKFASVDFVFFNCSVHQSCLSCVDGSFPCHWCKYRHVCTHNAHDCSFQEGRVNVSEECPQILPSTQIYIPVGVMKPITLLARNLPQPQSGQRNYECIFHIQGAVYSVTALRFNSTSLQCQKTMVTWVQQDLLREFPHGTGGGPRRPVTGLMVFLHGDSSQG